The proteins below come from a single Pseudarthrobacter sp. SSS035 genomic window:
- a CDS encoding antibiotic biosynthesis monooxygenase produces MITVVSTMQLHSDSAEEWDQLIRERFRSAHDREGWISGQLLSPADARDTRVIIGTWRSQRDWAAWHEDPAFLSTRARLDELQKVDHRTALYDVIEDAQTNTH; encoded by the coding sequence ATGATTACCGTCGTCAGCACCATGCAGCTCCATTCGGACTCAGCGGAAGAGTGGGACCAACTGATCCGAGAACGCTTCAGATCAGCCCACGACAGGGAGGGCTGGATCTCCGGTCAGTTGCTCTCCCCTGCTGACGCACGCGACACTCGGGTCATCATCGGGACCTGGAGAAGCCAGCGGGACTGGGCGGCTTGGCATGAGGATCCCGCCTTTCTCTCCACGCGCGCAAGGCTCGACGAGCTGCAGAAGGTAGACCACCGGACTGCCTTGTATGACGTCATCGAGGACGCGCAGACCAACACCCACTAG